The DNA sequence TTTAACTAAATGTAAAGCTTTTGTAAATGAGGTCTCCTTTTGTATTAAAATGTCGGATTTGAGGGAATGAAGATAAATTTGAACATAGAAAAGCCTGTCCCCGGAGGAGACAGGCTTATACTTATAATGAAAGATTTATATAGCTGCTGATTTGTTCCAGACACTTCGCTTTCCGCGGGGTCTCAAAAACTCTGCTGCCTCCTGCAGGACGTTGAATCTGCTTCTTCAAACTGCCCGCGCAGGAGAAAAATGCGCATGCATTTTATGATGAGTCTGCGTGCCTTGCTTATTACAGTCCAGCTTCCTCACGTTCAGCTTCCTGGCCTTCTTTTACATCTTCAATATTCTCCACTTTTTGGACTGCTTCTTCTTTATCTTTATTTTCTTCGGCACGCTTCTTCTTCAGATCGAAATAGGCATCCAGCACACGCTCGCCGATTTTTTTGTTGGCTCCATGATCGACGCTTCCCTGGTAGGCCCATGGGACTAGAACAGCCATGGCTACCTCAGGATTATCTGAAGGTGCATAGCTTACAAGGCTCAGGTTCATGGTTTCAGGCGGCTCCTTGCCGAAATCCTCTCTTCTTGGTCCATCGTAGAAGGCCTCCGCAGTCCCCGTTTTCCCTGCCGGCTTATAAGTTTTCCCTTTTCCGCCAAAGCTTCCGTAAGCTGTGCCGCCCGGCTCCTGCATAACCCTCCTGAAGCCTTCCTGGACGCGTTCAATCCAGTTTTCTTCTACATCAAGCCTGTTCAAGACCTTCGGCTTGATTTCCTCAAGAATCGGCCCGAGTTCACTGTTGTCCATCAGAGGCTCACGGATTTCTTTGACAATATGGGGCTCCATCCGGTTGCCGCCGTTGGCGATAGTGGAAACATATTGGGCAAGCTGCATATTGGAATAGGTGTCATACTGCCCAATTGCAAGGTCAAGCATAAAACCGGGCTTGTCGCTCATCCCCTTGAATCCGGTCTGCTCATTCGGCAGGTCGATTCCTGTCCTGACCCCAAGGCCAAATTGCGCGAAGGAATCCCGGATTGTATCAAACCCTTCCTCATTGAGCGGGAGCGGCCTGTCCGGCTTATAGACACCGTCCCCGATCCTTATGGCTGTCTGGAACATATAGACGTTGGAGGAATATTTCAGCGCATTGATATCATCTAGCGGCCCAAAGTTCTTCCATGATTTTTTTATTGGAGTGCCTTTGATTCGCAGAGGCCCGTCGAAGATGACTGACCCCGGCTGGATGACCCCTTCTTTATAGCCCGTAAGGATGGTGGCACCCTTTACAGCTGATCCGACATTATAGGTCGTCGTAATATTTCCCAGGGCATCATCCTGCATCTCGCCGTCAACGATTTTCTTGCCGGCCATCGTCAGGATTTCCCCGGTCATCGGATCCATCAGGACGGTATATGCCCTGTCTAGAAGTGCGGTTCCAGGGGAACGCTTGGCGGCCCTGAGCTCTTCCTCAAGGATCTTTTCCACTTCCTTCTGAAGTTCCATATCGATGCTCAGGACCAGGTCCTTGCCCCTTTGCCCTTCGCTGATCGTCTCAGTCTTCAGAAGGCTTCCGCCTTTATCGGTTATATTTTTAACCTTTGCTTTCTGGCCATGAAGGACATCCTCATATTGCAATTCGATATAGCTTTTCCCGACCCTGTCATTGCGGCTGTAATCTCGTGCCAGGTAATAATCCACCTTTTCCGCAGGCAGGCCTTCATCTGATTTTGAGATCCTTCCCAGCACCGATTGCAGCGTGCTGCCAAAAGCATAATATCTTTCCCAGTCAGTTGTCGTGTCCACGCCTGGAAGGAATTGAAGATTTTCACTGACAACTGCAAATTCTTCATTGGTGACATCTTTATTTTTCACGATTTGCGGAGTCAATGCATATCCGCTTGTGAAATCCCTGTAGATCGCCAGAATTTCTAAATCTTTATCTGTGAGGGAACTCAGCTCTTCCTCTGTGATGCGATCCAGTTTCAAATCATATACTTTTTTATTGAACTCTTTATCATCTTCATATTTTTCCTTTAAGGCATCAAGCTCTTTTTGTGTTACTTTTGCATCTGCCTTTTCCTGGTTCTTTATGATCCAGTAATCTTTCTTATCCCTCTCCTGGACTTTTTCTGTATCCTTCTGAATCAGGCTGGCCAGATTTTCCGCTACCTTAAGCATTTCCTCCTGGCTTGCGCCTTTATTTGTGTAAGTGATGGCATTCTGCGGCGTATTGTCCACAATTACCTTGCCAGTGCTGTCAAACATCTTGCCCCGCGGAACAGGGTTATTGACAGTCACGTCCTCCGTCCTCTCAATTTCCCTTTTGTAGTCATCCCCATACACAATCTGAACAACGCCAAGGCGAAGGATCAGCATGGAAAACAGCAAAAATACAGCAAAGAACAGCATGTTCAGCCTCATAGGCACATGGTTCTTCTTTTTTCTCTTTTTATTCAAAACAGCAGCACACTTCTTTCCTCATGAATTGTCTTCTTATATTGTAAAAGAAAGTAGAAAATATTTCTATAAACAGCCTGCTGGTTTTAACAGGAAATAATTAGCTTTCGGCACACAAAAAGAGGAGGGCAGGCTCCCTCCCCCTCCTATGCAGGCTTGATTTGAATTTTACGATAGAAGAAGTAAATCACTGAATGGCCTGCCCCCACGAACAGCAACAGAATGGGAATACTCTTTTCCTCGCTGAAAAAAGTTACTGCACCGAGGAAGCAGAGAATGGATACAACCCTGCCCATATTCAGAAATACTTCCCTGACGACAATATACTCAATCCTCATCTCAGCTGCTCGCCAGCCTGTTCCGATAACATCATAGGTCATGGAAACATAGGGAACAAGCAGCAGGGGATAAGCAATGGCAATCGAAGCCGCATACATGAGCAGCCTTGCGTACGTAACATCAATGATGATAAAAAAGATGCTGGCATATAGAATCAGTCCGCCAGCCAGGATCGATTTTATGCGGTATTTCTTTTTTATGAGCCTTGATGCAAGATAATACGCTACAAAGGCAATGCCCGAATTGATCAGCCCGAATGTCCCAAGAGCCATTTCACTGCCTGTCGATATAAAAACGAAGACAGAGATGACAAACACGAAGGTCCCCTCACGAAGCCCCTGAAAAAAATGTGCATTGGTGACAAGCTTCCAGTTGGGGTTATTATTTCTTTCTTTAAAGATGCGGACAAACCAATAGCCCCCTTCTGCAGGACGGCGCTTCAGAAAAAAGCTTAAAAAGACAGCAAGTGAGAACAGGACTAGAGAAAGTCCAAAAACAATCGAATAGCCTGTGAATTTTTCCAGCCTGGAAATGATGAAGCCTGCTGAAATGGGTCCAATCATCCCTCCGACTGAAGAAAGGATCCCAAGAAATCCGTTGAAAAAATCCCGCGTATCCGGCTCAGTAATTTCAAAGGTAAGCACATTAAACGCCAGCCAATAGAAACCATATCCCATTCCAAGCAGCGCTCCAAGGAGCAGCAGGAATTGGGATGCCTTTGTGCCGATGATCAGGACAGTCAAATAAAACAGAGCCAGGCATATGACGCCGATCCTCAGGACAATGACCCTGTCAATCTTCTTTGCCCATCTTCCTGCAAGTATAAAGGTAAGCGGCTGAATGACGACAATCGATAAATTATACAATCCCAGATCCTTGAATTCCCCTGATTGCTTCCATAAATAAATATTTACAAAAGTGTTTGAAAGAGCAACACTCAAAGAATAAAGCCCCCCGATTAATAGCAGCAGGGTCAGGTCTTTATTCAGCTCAATATTTCCGATCAGCTTATTCAATTTGCTCATTTTATAAAAACTCCCCTTTGTTTCTAAGGGTAGTCTTCTACAATGGGGACTTGCTTATTCATCCCTGAACGCTTTGATTGCATGCAAAAAGGCAGCAGACGAATCTGCTGCCTATCCTGGATGGAAAGATTATTTTGCTGAGCTGTAGCGCTTGGACACTTCTTCCCAGTTAACTGCATTAAAGAAGTTATTGATATATTCCGGACGGCGGTTTTGATACTTGAGGTAGTATGCATGCTCCCAAACATCAAGGCCAAGGATAGGCGTTTTGCCTTCCATCAATGGAGAGTCCTGGTTTGGAGTGCTAGTTACTTCAAGCTCGCCGTTGTTGACTACGAGCCAAGCCCAGCCAGAACCAAAGCGTGTAGTTGCAGCTTTTGCGAACTCTTCTTTGAAGCTTTCGAAGTTGCCGAATTTGCTGCTGATGGCGTCTTGAAGCTCGCCAGTCGGCTCGCCGCCGCCATTTGGAGAAAGGATCTGCCAGAATAAAGAGTGGTTGGCATGCCCTCCGCCATTGTTTCTTACTGCTGTGCGGACTGATTCAGGAACAGCATCAAGATTCGAAACGACTTCCTCAACTGTTTTTGAAAGAAGCTCTTCATTGCCTTCCAATGCATTGTTAAGGTTAGTTACATATGTGTTATGGTGCTTCGTGTGGTGGATGTTCATTGTTTCTTTGTCAATGTTTGGCTCCAGCGCATCGTAAGCATAAGGTAATTGCGGTAATTCAAATGCCATAATAAATTCCTCCCTATGTATCATTATTTAGCTTCCGAACGGCATCTATTCCATTTTTCAGAAAATAGAATCGTTCTAAAAGTCTTTAATGTTAGATTACCAAACTTGGGTAATCCTTTCAAACAAAATGCTTTGCCTGACAGATATACAATACCCTCTCTTCTCCCTTTTATGCATGCAGCGGTCATAAAACGAGAAACAGGAAGTACACAATCATGACTGTCTGAATGAAACCCTTTGCCGCAATGCTGCTGACAAAGCCGACAACCGATCCCATCCCGATTTTTGCAGCTTCCCTGATGCCCTTCCTATGGACAATCATTTCAGCGGCGATGGCGCCGATGAAGGGGCCGATCAGTATCCCTAAAACCGGGATGACAAAAGGGCCGGCCAGGATGCCGATCGTGCTTCCCCAGATTCCCGCCTTTGAACCTCCGTATTTCTTGATGCCAATCATATTGGCCGCATAATCGGCTCCGAACAGAAGAAGGACAAACATCCCCTGGACGAGCCAGAACAGCCACCCGAAGGGCTCAAAAGAATAGGACAGCCCATAAACAACAAATCCTCCGATGATGAAAAGGACGCTTGGGATGATGGGCAGAAAGAGGCCAATAAAAGCAATCGCAAATAAAATAATGATAATCGTCCAGTATACATATTCCATTAGACCAGCACCTTCGACTTTTTATTTTTCTATCCACTCTGAAAAAGGAAAAAGCAAGAGGTTTCCCTCTTGCTTACTATACACTAATTGTCTTCTCCTAAAACAGCCTCTGCAATGTTCACAGCATGATCACCGATACGCTCCAGATTGCTGATAATGTCCACATAAACAATTCCCGCCTGTCCGGTGCATGTCCCTTCATTCATCCTGATGATATGCTGCTTCCTCAGCTTTCTTTCCATCTTGTCAATTTCCTCTTCTTTTTTGACAACATGCCTTGCAGCTTCCTTATCATTATGGTCAAGCGATTCGAGGGATTCCTTTACCGTTGAAATCGTCAAAGCGAACATATCTTCAAGGTCATTCATCGCCGATTCAGTGATTTTCACTTTATTGGCCTGCTGATATTCAATCAGTTCAATGATGTTTTCAAAGTGGTCGCCGATCCGCTCGATGTCCCTTACTGTATCCATCAGGACTGTATGTTCTTCAGACTCATTTTCAGAAAGTGAGCTTGTTGATAGATTAATCAGATAATCTGTAATCTTGCGGTCAAGATTATTGATAGCTTCTTCAAGCTGATAGGTACTGTCTGAATGCTTTTTCAGCTTTGTCTTTAAGAACAGGTTTGTTTCTTCAAGGCCTTTAACCGCAAACGATCCCATCCTGAGCACTTCTTCTTTCGCCTGGCCAAGGGCAATTGAAGGAGACTGTTCTATAAACACCGGATCAAGATGCTTCGCTTTATAGTCAACAACTGAATCTTCGCCCGGAATCAGCTTTGTGACTATGAAGGCAAGCGCCGCTACAAATGGAAGCTGAATCAATGTGTTGGACGCATTGAAGATCCCGTGTGCAAACGCAATTGTCATTTCCGGATTGAGACTAAGCTTATCCTGTAAAGCTGAAATCAGCAGATTGAACGGATGAAGCAGTATCAGGAATATGGTTGTCCCGATCAGATTGAAAAGGACGTGTACAGCTGCCGCTCTCCTCGCTGCGACAGAGGCCCCAATGGCTGCCAGCACGGCAGTAATGGTTGTACCGATATTATCCCCGAAGAGGACTGGCAGAGCTGCATCAAGATTGATCAGATTCTCAGAGAATAAGCCCTGCAGAATCCCGATTGTCGCACTCGAGCTTTGGACGATGACCGTGAACAATGTACCGACCACTACACCAAGGATCGGGTTGGAGCTCATATTGACTGTTAGATCGTGGAATGCCTCAAGCCCCCTGAGCGGTTTCATTCCCCCGCTCATCAGTTCAAGTCCATAAAATAATGCCCCGAATCCAAAAACGATCTGGCCGGCATTATGTACTTTTTTATTTTTAAAGAAGAATAGCATGATCGAGCCCAATGCTATGATTGGAAGTGCATATTCCCCAACATCAATACCAATGATGAACGCCGTTACCGTCGTTCCGATATTTGCACCCATGATGACGCCAATTGCCTGGCGCAGGGTCATGAAGCCGGCACTGACAAGACCGACGGTGATGACTGTTGTAGCAGAGCTGCTCTGGATAAGGATCGTGACAATGATCCCCGCGAGAACACCCATGACCGGATTGGTAGTAAACTTGTCCAATATATCCCTAAGTTTATCACCGGCCGACTTTTGAAGGCCGTCGCCCATGAATTTAATACCGTATAAGAAAATACCAAGGCCGCCCAAAAATTCAAAAAGCATTTGCTGGATGTTTAGTTCCACCATTTTTCAACCCCTATAACTTTTTAGATTCGACATTAATCTACAAACCCCACATCATTATGTATGATGGGTAAATAAAAAGTAAAGATTCCTTCAGCCAAATTTACAATACCTTAACATTTAAGCCTAATGTTACAGTTGTGTTACAAATCTGTTTATGGATCATACTTGTACATATAGGGCTCTGCGGCTAAAATAAATGGTGAATCTTTTTAAGGGTGTGTCAAAATGAATGTATTTAAACAGTTTTTTAAAAGTCTTTATTCCCCAAGGGATATAGCAGCCTTCCGTTTTCAGGGAATCGGGAAGACAATTTTCTATGTTTTCCTCCTTACCCTCCTGTCTGTCCTGCCAACCATCTATTATTTCAGCACGGCCATCATGTCAGGAGCAGATGCTGCCCGTGAGAGTCTGGCAGAGGATATCCCTGACTTTACGATTGAGAACGGGGAACTGAATTCCGATCAAAAAGCTCCGATCATCATCAATAAAAACAGCTTTACCATTGTATTTGACTCAACAGGCACCGCCAATAAAGAAGAGCTGGCCGATTCCAATATGGCCCTCGCTATGCTAAAAGATGAATTTATGTTTGTTGCAGGCGGGCAGGTGCAAACGTATTCTTATTCAATGGCAGGCGATCTGACTTTGACGAAGGAAGACGCAGTATCCTTCCTGGATTCCATTGATTCAGTCCTGGTCATTTTCATCATTATTATGGCTTTAGTCATTTACCTGTTCAGCACCGCGGTTAAATTCATTGAGGTTTCCGTACTGGCGCTGATCGGCCTCCTTCTCCGCAGCATTGCCGGCCGCCGCCTGCAATACAGGCACTTATGGCGGATGGCCGCATACAGCGTCACGCTGCCGACTGTCTTCTTTGCGGTCATGGGCGCTTTGCAGACAAATGTGCCAAGCGGCTTCATGATCAACTGGTTTGTGTCCATCATCATCCTGATGCTGGCAATAAAGGAAGTGCCTATGCCAAAAAGCAAGCAATAAGCGTCAGTAATCAAGCTGTATTCTCAGCCGGATTACCCTTCCAATTTGCATATGAAAAAGGCGGACCATTCGGGCCGCCTTTTTTCATTCATTAATATTTAAACAATGATATGGTTTCCGCAAGCGACCCGGAAAGGGAGATAAGGCTCTCACCCGCATCATGGCTTCTTTTAGTCTTGGCTGCCTGCTCATTGGAAGCTGAAATCATTTGTTCTGCACTTGCAAGTGTTTCCTGGCTTACGGAGGCAAATCCTTCTGCTGCAGCCTCGGCTTCAGGCACTATCCCATTCAGGACGGCCAGTCCCTTCTCGGACTCTTTAATCATCATGCTTACTGATGAAATTTCCCGCATGAGTACATCAAATGTGTTCCTGCTTTTCTCCGCTGCCTCCAGATGAATCTCAAAGTTTTCCTGCATCTCCTGGAAGCCATCTGAAGCTTTAGCAGAAATACTCTCCATCTCTGCTATAGTTCCTGTTATATTTTCAGCAGCTTTTGAAGACTGCTCTGCCAGCTTCCTTACTTCATCAGCCACAACCGCGAAGCCTTTTCCTGATTCCCCTGCCCTTGCTGCCTCTATGGCCGCATTCAGGGCAAGAAGCTTTGTCTGCCCGGCAATATCCTGAATCAGCGTGACCACTTGTGCGATCTTATCTGAATAATCCCTTACCTCCTGTACAGAGGCAGAAACTGCTTTAAACTCCTTCTCATAGTTTCTCACGGTATGAACAAGATCCTTGATGCTTTCTTCACCTTCTGATGCGGATGTATTCATTGAGCTTGCGCTGGCAGTCATACTTCCCATCATCTGAGAGATGCTTTCGATTGAATTTTTCATTTCCTGAAAAAGCTGAATGCTTTTCTCTGAACTTCCTGCGGTTTCTTCTGCCCCGGCCCTTACCATGCGGATGGCTTCATTAAGGTGTTCCTGCTCTTCCAGAACCAGGCCGGAAATTTCCTGCAGATCAGCACCTGTCCATGTCAAATCCCTGGATGTATCCGAAATGCGGATGATCAGCTCCCTCATCTGGCTCATCATGCTATGAAAACTTTTTATCAGAGATGTAATCTCCGGGATTGTGGTTCGTGATTCTGCTTTTAAGTCAAGGTTACCCTTCCTGGCCTGCTTCATAATATCTCTTAACGTATTAAGCGGGCCTGTAATGCTTCGGACCAGCAGCAAGATGAGGAGGGCAGCAGCCGCTATACTGGCAATCGCTGCAATAAGTATGTATGTAGCCATGTCATAAACATTGTGCAGGTATTGCTCTTGCGGGATGGCTATTAAAAATACCCCATTAAGCTCCTGGACATTGTGATAGGAAAGGGTATATTCCTTTCCATTCAAATTTTCATGGGCAATCCCGGTTTTTGTTTCCTGGATGCCGGCCAAAAGCTTCTCCGGAAACTTCAATGAAGATTTTTTACTGACATCAAAAGCTTCCGCCTTTCCTCCCGAAATAAGAAAATATTCACCGTGCAGCCCATCTTTTGCCAGCTCCGCTTCCTGTCCCTTCAGCACCTGGTTTACCTTTTTGCTGAACTCATCTTCTTTTCCCACGTAAATGAACATCAAGTTCTGTGCAAGCTGGTAAAAGGTTTTTGTTTCTCTTTCCAGCCTTTGCTCCATAAGCTCTACCGCTGTATCTTTTGACTTTTCATATGAGATATAGGCAACTGCTGAAATGGCCGCAACAAGCAGCCCCAAAGTCAGGAACAGAAGCCTGAATTGCAGCGGCATCCTTGCCATGAGATTTTTCCCGGTTATTCTTAACTTCATACTCTGCAATGGCCTGGCAAAACGTTTGCCAGCCTTTTTAAGTTTGATGAAATACTGTGATGTTTTTGCCAAAATACATCTCTCCCCCTCTAATACCTTCAATTATAGAGAGGGATTGTTAAGCTTTTGTAAAAAAGCAGTAATATTTTCCTAAATCATTTTTCGTATGCATAGCTTGTTCTATCCTTGGATGTACAGGCATACATTCAGTATAAAAATACTGCGGATCGGAGGCTGTGCCCAATGAAACGGTTTGCTGCGCTGCTGATTGCTGTTCTTGCCATATATATTATATTTTATGATCTGAGCCGCGGGACCCTTCCTGCCCCTGACCAGGCCCCTGCCCTTGAAGCCTCTTCCATTGTGGAGCCGGATGAGGATGCTTTGGCCTATTTTGAACAAAAAGCAGTTCCCGGGGAGACTGTCCTGACAATCGTCGAGAGGCATCTGGACAGCTCAGTTCCCGTTTCTATCTCCCGGGTAGCAGCAGATTTTGAAAAGCTTAACAGCGGAGTGAAGGCCGGGAAGATTCAGGCAGGCAAAATTTATAAATTTCCGGATTACGCAAAAACTAGCAATTGAAAAGATAAATGCCAGAACCATCATTCTTGTCAATTCAGCAGGTTCATTGATACAATAGGATATAGTTTGACAGCGGCAGGACTTTGCAATGCGCTGCTGAAAATTCATTTTATATTGTTCCAATTCCATATTTAAAGGAGCGAATCACCATTGAGTGAAATTATACATCGTACCAAAACCCGCCCGGTCAAAGTAGGCAACCTGACCATCGGCGGCAATAATGAACTTGTAATCCAAAGCATGACGACCACTAAGACGCATGATGTGGAAGCTACTGTTGCTGAAATTAAACGGCTTGAAGAAGCAGGATGCCAAGTGGTCCGGGTGGCGTGCCCTGACGAAAGAGCGGCAAATGCGATCGCTGAAATAAAGAAAAGGATCAATATCCCTCTTGTAGTGGATATCCATTTTGATTATAAACTGGCTCTTAAGGCTATCGAGGGCGGAGCTGACAAAATCAGGATTAATCCTGGTAATATCGGCCGCCGTGAAAAAGTGGAAGCAGTTGTTAAAGCTGCAAAGGAAAAAGGGATCCCGATCCGGATCGGTGTTAATGCCGGTTCACTGGAAAAGCGGATCATCGAGAAATACGGCTATCCGACTGCCGACGGTATGGTGGAAAGCGCCCTGCATCATATTAAAATCCTTGAAGACCTTGATTTCCATGACATCATAGTTTCCATGAAGGCTTCTGACGTCAACCTGGCCATCGAGGCTTATGAAAAAGCAGCCATGGCGTTTGATTACCCGCTTCACCTTGGAATTACAGAATCAGGGACCTTGTTTGCCGGCACGGTGAAAAGCGCCGCGGGCCTTGGTGCCATATTAAGCAAAGGCATCGGAAATACTTTAAGGATTTCCTTGAGTGCCGACCCTGTCGAGGAAGTAAAAGTCGCCAGGGAACTTTTGAAGTCATTCGGACTTTCATCCAATGCTGCTACACTCATTTCCTGCCCGACCTGCGGCCGGATCGAGATCGATTTGATCAGCATTGCCAATGAAGTGGAAGAATATATCCAGAAGATCAAAGCACCTATAAAAGTAGCTGTGCTAGGCTGTGCTGTAAACGGCCCTGGAGAAGCCCGTGAAGCAGATATCGGCATCGCCGGCGCCCGCGGGGAAGGCCTATTGTTCCGTAAAGGAAAAATAGTCCGCAAAGTCCCTGAAGATACAATGGTCGAAGAATTAAAAATCGAGATCGATAAAATCGCTGAAGAATACTATGCTAAACAAGAAGCTGAAAAGCAGCTTCAAATGAATGATTAAGCGGCTTGCCGCCCCTTCAGCTGAAGCAAATAAAAGACCGGCTCAATTGTGAGCCGGTCTTTTTTCCCTTCTCCGCCTAAAAGAACGGAAGGATAAAGATTCCGATGATAATGGAGACGGCACCGATGCCGATTGCCCAGGCCCCGGTTGTGCGCGCCCCTCTTCTGCGCGCTATGAAGCCGAGAATGATGCCGGCAGCGCCAAACAGAATTGGCAGGACAAACAGTGAAAGAATCGAAAGCGCTAAAGCTCCATACCCCATCATACCGCCAGAAAGGTCCATCCCGGCATTTTCTTCCCCGCGGTAGTCCTCCCCGCTGCTGTTTCTTCCCAGCGAAACAGGTGCTGCGATTTCGGCGGCTGTTTCTTCTGTATAATTCCTTGATCCATATTCATTATTTTCGCCAAGCTCTTCGCTGTGACGAAGGTCTTGTTCTTGCTGTGAGCGTTCTTGATCTGCCAATATAATCCCTCCGCTTTCAGAAGCCTGATTTGTTAGTAATGGCAAATTAGCTGCCCCCTTCTATAGGGGCATTATTTATTATCTGCTCTTTCCCCCTGTTTTACGATGCTAATGTATGGATAAAAAAACAGGCATTTCTCCTGCAATCCTTTTTGGCGGGCACTAGTTCTGTTAAGATGGTATGAGACATCCATATAAGGAGAAAAAACATATGAAAAGATTTGGCATTGATATCGATGGGACAGTGACCTGCCCTTCCTCGATCATCCCCTATTTGAATGAAGCGTTTCAATTAAACCTGACCCTGGAGGATGTAAAAGAGTATGACTTAAATCCCCTGGTTGACATAAGCGAAGAAGAATTTGCAAAATGGTTCCTTGATAATGAACCAAAGATTTATGCCAACTCCCCGCTGGCTTCAGGAGCAAAACAGGTCCTGAAAGAATGGGAATCAAAGCATGAGCTGTACTTTATCAGTGCACGCGGCTCTACCCTGCAGGAATTGACCGAAGAATGGTTTCTTGAAAACGAGCTTCATTTCCATCATGTAGAATTGATCGGCTCTCATGATAAAATCAGTACTGCAAAAAAGCACAAAGTGGATATATTCTTTGAAGACAAGCATGATAATGCAGTTGCGATCCATGAAGAATGCGGCATACCCGTCATCCTTTTTGATACACCTTATAATCGCGACCCGATCCCTGAAGGGGTTATAAGGGTGAAAGGCTGGTTTGAGGCGAAGGCAGCAGTTGAAAAGTGGCTGAAAGCTGAAAAATAAAAAACGAAAAAACCGGCCCCCAGGCCGGTTTTTCATTTATTAATGAACACAATCCGGGCAGCGGCCATAAATCTCGAATTTATGGCCGGAAACATCGTATCCCTTCAGGTTCTCCTGAAGCCCATTCATTGGGCAAGTATCAATCTCCTTTGTTTTGCCGCAATCAAGGCAGATAAAGTGATGGTGATGGTGATGGTGCGAGCATGTA is a window from the Bacillus infantis NRRL B-14911 genome containing:
- a CDS encoding methyl-accepting chemotaxis protein yields the protein MAKTSQYFIKLKKAGKRFARPLQSMKLRITGKNLMARMPLQFRLLFLTLGLLVAAISAVAYISYEKSKDTAVELMEQRLERETKTFYQLAQNLMFIYVGKEDEFSKKVNQVLKGQEAELAKDGLHGEYFLISGGKAEAFDVSKKSSLKFPEKLLAGIQETKTGIAHENLNGKEYTLSYHNVQELNGVFLIAIPQEQYLHNVYDMATYILIAAIASIAAAALLILLLVRSITGPLNTLRDIMKQARKGNLDLKAESRTTIPEITSLIKSFHSMMSQMRELIIRISDTSRDLTWTGADLQEISGLVLEEQEHLNEAIRMVRAGAEETAGSSEKSIQLFQEMKNSIESISQMMGSMTASASSMNTSASEGEESIKDLVHTVRNYEKEFKAVSASVQEVRDYSDKIAQVVTLIQDIAGQTKLLALNAAIEAARAGESGKGFAVVADEVRKLAEQSSKAAENITGTIAEMESISAKASDGFQEMQENFEIHLEAAEKSRNTFDVLMREISSVSMMIKESEKGLAVLNGIVPEAEAAAEGFASVSQETLASAEQMISASNEQAAKTKRSHDAGESLISLSGSLAETISLFKY
- the ispG gene encoding flavodoxin-dependent (E)-4-hydroxy-3-methylbut-2-enyl-diphosphate synthase, coding for MSEIIHRTKTRPVKVGNLTIGGNNELVIQSMTTTKTHDVEATVAEIKRLEEAGCQVVRVACPDERAANAIAEIKKRINIPLVVDIHFDYKLALKAIEGGADKIRINPGNIGRREKVEAVVKAAKEKGIPIRIGVNAGSLEKRIIEKYGYPTADGMVESALHHIKILEDLDFHDIIVSMKASDVNLAIEAYEKAAMAFDYPLHLGITESGTLFAGTVKSAAGLGAILSKGIGNTLRISLSADPVEEVKVARELLKSFGLSSNAATLISCPTCGRIEIDLISIANEVEEYIQKIKAPIKVAVLGCAVNGPGEAREADIGIAGARGEGLLFRKGKIVRKVPEDTMVEELKIEIDKIAEEYYAKQEAEKQLQMND
- a CDS encoding DUF308 domain-containing protein; translated protein: MPLLTNQASESGGIILADQERSQQEQDLRHSEELGENNEYGSRNYTEETAAEIAAPVSLGRNSSGEDYRGEENAGMDLSGGMMGYGALALSILSLFVLPILFGAAGIILGFIARRRGARTTGAWAIGIGAVSIIIGIFILPFF
- a CDS encoding nucleotidase, whose amino-acid sequence is MKRFGIDIDGTVTCPSSIIPYLNEAFQLNLTLEDVKEYDLNPLVDISEEEFAKWFLDNEPKIYANSPLASGAKQVLKEWESKHELYFISARGSTLQELTEEWFLENELHFHHVELIGSHDKISTAKKHKVDIFFEDKHDNAVAIHEECGIPVILFDTPYNRDPIPEGVIRVKGWFEAKAAVEKWLKAEK